From a region of the Tateyamaria omphalii genome:
- a CDS encoding AAA family ATPase: MHTPTSIDAVQSMLAEQGYVCDRSLGTVVFLSLSLGRPLFLEGEAGVGKTEIAKALAASLNRRLIRLQCYEGLDASSAVYEWNFPAQMVAIRTAEAAGGADRKALQAELFSDDYLIERPLLDAMRPDEHGAPVLLIDELDRTDEPFEAFLLEALSDFQVTIPELGTIKAPEPPIVILTSNRTREVHDALKRRCLYHWVDYPNFDREMEILQARAPEAAAELSREVVAFVQRLRTEDLFKKPGVAETIDWAKCLLALDVITLSPEVIADTLGAILKYQDDIQKLQGSEAKRLLDEAKASLEPA; this comes from the coding sequence ATGCACACACCCACCTCCATCGACGCCGTCCAATCCATGCTGGCGGAGCAGGGCTATGTCTGCGACCGCAGCCTCGGCACGGTCGTCTTCCTGAGCCTGTCGCTGGGCCGACCGCTATTCCTCGAAGGCGAAGCAGGCGTCGGCAAGACCGAGATCGCCAAGGCCCTTGCCGCCTCGCTGAACCGCCGCCTGATCCGGCTGCAATGCTACGAGGGGCTCGATGCGTCCTCGGCCGTCTATGAGTGGAACTTCCCCGCCCAAATGGTGGCCATCCGCACGGCCGAAGCGGCAGGTGGCGCCGACCGCAAAGCCCTGCAAGCGGAGCTCTTCTCCGACGACTACCTGATCGAACGCCCGCTGCTCGACGCCATGCGCCCAGACGAACACGGCGCTCCCGTCCTGCTGATCGACGAATTGGACCGGACGGACGAACCGTTCGAAGCCTTCCTGCTCGAAGCCCTCAGCGACTTCCAAGTCACAATCCCGGAACTCGGAACGATCAAAGCGCCGGAGCCGCCCATCGTCATCCTCACCTCCAACCGCACGCGCGAGGTACATGACGCGCTCAAGCGCCGCTGCCTCTACCACTGGGTCGACTATCCCAACTTCGACCGCGAAATGGAAATCCTCCAGGCCCGCGCCCCCGAAGCCGCCGCCGAACTCAGCCGCGAGGTGGTGGCCTTCGTCCAACGCCTGCGGACCGAAGACCTGTTCAAAAAGCCAGGCGTCGCCGAAACCATCGACTGGGCCAAATGCCTGCTGGCCCTCGACGTCATCACGCTCAGCCCAGAGGTTATTGCCGACACGCTCGGCGCAATCCTCAAATACCAGGACGACATACAGAAACTTCAAGGGTCCGAAGCC
- a CDS encoding glycosyltransferase family 2 protein, with protein sequence MRVTAVTCVKNEGPFLLEWIAFNRLIGVTDHLFYSNDCTDGTDALLDALAARGFCQHLPNPAEGRNYQMEALKDARRQDIVTGADWVWVADVDEFLNIHVGDHTIPALIEACGDPQAISVSFQFFANDGVDEFVDKPVIEQFNRSHNPDLWCGEAAIEVKSLVRNDFPLQYYGAHRPFQKGKARPDWTDGSGRKVPHRFLVAANPRRIRRFPAQGAREMATLNHYALRSLDSYLVKNDRGDVNRENRAFDDTYWRERNDPAWEDKSIQRYLPDLKKALAELKKDKEIKALHDHCVRLHIAKRDELMTQPEYQAMQAQLRAASTLPPQEEAMLIELGLVGSVI encoded by the coding sequence ATGCGCGTAACGGCGGTGACTTGCGTGAAGAACGAGGGGCCGTTCCTGTTGGAGTGGATCGCCTTCAACCGTTTGATTGGTGTGACCGACCATCTGTTTTATTCCAATGATTGCACAGACGGGACCGATGCGTTGCTGGATGCGCTGGCCGCGCGTGGCTTTTGCCAGCATCTGCCCAACCCCGCCGAGGGGCGCAATTACCAGATGGAGGCGCTGAAGGATGCGCGCCGTCAGGACATCGTGACCGGGGCCGACTGGGTCTGGGTTGCGGATGTGGATGAGTTTCTGAACATCCATGTGGGCGATCACACCATCCCGGCCTTGATCGAGGCCTGCGGCGATCCGCAGGCGATTTCGGTGAGTTTTCAATTCTTTGCCAATGATGGGGTCGATGAGTTTGTCGATAAGCCGGTGATCGAACAGTTTAACCGGTCGCACAATCCCGATCTGTGGTGTGGGGAGGCGGCGATTGAGGTGAAGTCGTTGGTGCGGAATGATTTCCCGCTGCAGTATTACGGCGCGCACCGGCCCTTTCAGAAAGGCAAGGCGCGGCCGGACTGGACCGATGGGTCCGGGCGCAAGGTGCCGCACAGGTTTTTGGTGGCGGCAAACCCGCGACGTATCAGGCGCTTTCCGGCGCAGGGGGCACGGGAGATGGCGACGCTCAATCACTATGCGCTGCGGTCGCTCGACAGCTATCTGGTCAAGAATGATCGGGGCGACGTGAACCGGGAGAACCGGGCCTTTGACGACACCTATTGGCGCGAGCGGAACGATCCGGCGTGGGAGGACAAGAGCATTCAGCGCTATCTGCCGGACCTGAAAAAGGCGCTGGCGGAGCTGAAGAAAGACAAGGAGATCAAGGCGCTGCATGACCACTGCGTTCGCCTGCACATCGCCAAGCGGGATGAATTGATGACACAGCCCGAATACCAAGCGATGCAGGCGCAGTTGCGCGCGGCCTCGACCCTGCCGCCGCAGGAAGAAGCGATGTTGATCGAGCTGGGGCTGGTGGGGTCTGTGATATGA
- a CDS encoding sulfotransferase, producing the protein MTLKVVNLGLPKTGTTTLARALRRAGLHVADHRIRPRQTENAQLHDAFVADLLYRGYFQTGDPGFYFDGFDAISEMSVLREGRSLWPQMDFGLIMALRKHNPGVKFLASNRDPFNMSQSMLAWSDLGTARLPAGNIPGLPEGFGETSVERMQWIEAHYAHLRAIFRGDDDFLEYDVADPAARDLIGGFLEMPIHWWGRTNVNKLNEVA; encoded by the coding sequence ATGACGTTGAAGGTGGTGAACCTTGGCCTGCCCAAGACGGGCACCACGACGCTGGCGCGGGCGCTGCGGCGGGCGGGGCTGCATGTGGCGGACCATCGGATCAGGCCCCGCCAGACCGAAAATGCGCAGCTGCATGACGCCTTTGTCGCCGATCTGCTCTATCGCGGATATTTTCAGACGGGCGATCCAGGTTTCTATTTCGACGGCTTCGACGCCATTTCCGAGATGAGCGTGCTGCGCGAGGGACGGTCGCTGTGGCCGCAGATGGATTTTGGCCTGATCATGGCGCTCCGCAAACACAATCCCGGCGTCAAATTCCTTGCCTCGAACCGCGACCCTTTCAACATGTCGCAAAGCATGCTGGCGTGGTCCGATCTGGGTACCGCGCGCCTGCCTGCAGGCAACATCCCCGGCCTGCCCGAAGGGTTCGGCGAGACCAGCGTCGAGCGGATGCAGTGGATCGAGGCGCATTATGCCCATCTACGCGCCATCTTTCGCGGTGATGACGATTTCCTGGAATATGACGTGGCCGACCCTGCGGCGCGCGACCTGATCGGAGGGTTCCTGGAGATGCCGATCCACTGGTGGGGTCGTACCAATGTGAACAAGTTGAACGAGGTTGCGTGA
- a CDS encoding glycosyltransferase family 2 protein, translating into MHIHLHIGLEQVGADRLQNVLAAKRDQLIDKGVLYSRALGNKNHTRLYMAVTEAAHIDPLRYNRGYITADKQKVLHDAVGADLAKEVAQFSPDHLILSASQLGVSLVTRSELERLKALLTPVSENIRIVAHIDEPAKLLARHYAEQIMEGRGTSLAQELALAGTGTWWADALTAAPRINPQAGVFIENQAAPCWLDYAALERHWNAVFGNGALTFRAYDAEGFAAETVTDELRAAFQIDTAIGKAAKAPVPPEPSAAWLARGRQLNDLILQVLAKEKRILPRQLWRSFIGDIRVEGDPIDPASLSAISKTFADQNKAIAKAHGLPASLFKAPRAKKAWMEADPTRGFRASQYLLGFMWRIDKATQDERKTKAADLARLNGSVPAATSASSPADGLTDTARALLPPLAVQNFRKLRTSPFAPHNRLGAVNEEELAAAFAPIEPRKLPKGSTGNVIVGCMKNEAPYIVEWVAYHRAIGVDNFLIYTNGCEDGTTEILDRLQDMGIVQHRSNEDWKGNSPQQHALNQSLKEPVIKNADWIIHIDVDEFMNVRTGNGTLQDLFAAVPDATNIAMTWRLFGHNDVIRLSDDFVIDQFDRCAPKYCPKPHTVWGFKTMFKNIGAYEKISCHRPNKLKPGKKSAVRWVNGSGKDMTKEAAENGWRSSKKSIGYDLLQLNHYALRSAESFLIKRQRGRALHVDRSIGINYWIRMDWSDFRDITIKRNLPRLRAEYDTLMADATLGNWHEKGLAWHRAKAKELHANPEFQDLFDQALKVKLTETERVAYALALDMES; encoded by the coding sequence ATGCACATCCACCTGCATATCGGTCTGGAACAGGTGGGCGCCGATCGTCTGCAAAATGTGCTGGCGGCCAAGCGTGATCAGTTGATCGACAAAGGTGTGCTGTATTCGCGCGCCTTGGGCAACAAGAACCACACGCGGCTGTACATGGCGGTGACGGAGGCCGCGCATATCGACCCGCTGCGCTACAACCGCGGCTACATCACTGCCGACAAGCAGAAGGTGCTGCATGACGCCGTCGGCGCGGATCTGGCCAAGGAGGTGGCGCAGTTTTCGCCGGATCACCTGATCCTGTCGGCCTCGCAACTGGGTGTCAGCCTTGTGACCCGGTCCGAGCTTGAGCGGTTGAAGGCGCTGCTGACGCCGGTGTCGGAAAACATCCGCATCGTGGCCCATATTGATGAACCGGCGAAACTGTTGGCGCGCCACTATGCCGAGCAGATCATGGAAGGGCGCGGCACGTCGCTGGCGCAGGAACTTGCGCTTGCAGGCACCGGGACCTGGTGGGCCGACGCCCTGACTGCCGCGCCGCGGATCAATCCGCAGGCGGGTGTGTTCATCGAAAATCAGGCGGCGCCCTGTTGGCTGGACTATGCGGCCCTTGAACGGCACTGGAATGCCGTGTTCGGGAACGGCGCGTTGACCTTCAGAGCTTATGATGCGGAAGGATTTGCAGCTGAGACGGTGACGGACGAGTTGCGCGCGGCGTTCCAGATTGACACTGCGATTGGGAAGGCTGCGAAAGCGCCGGTGCCGCCCGAGCCTTCCGCCGCCTGGCTTGCACGCGGGCGACAGTTGAACGATCTGATTTTACAGGTGTTGGCCAAGGAAAAGCGCATTCTGCCCCGGCAATTGTGGCGGTCTTTCATCGGAGACATCCGGGTTGAGGGCGATCCAATTGATCCGGCCTCGCTGTCTGCCATTTCGAAAACCTTTGCCGACCAGAACAAGGCCATCGCGAAGGCGCACGGGCTGCCCGCATCCCTCTTCAAGGCACCGCGGGCCAAGAAGGCTTGGATGGAGGCGGACCCGACACGGGGCTTTCGCGCCTCGCAATACCTGCTGGGATTCATGTGGCGTATCGACAAGGCCACGCAGGACGAGCGCAAGACCAAGGCCGCCGATCTGGCGCGTCTGAACGGCAGCGTACCCGCTGCTACGTCCGCTTCGTCCCCTGCGGACGGTCTGACCGATACGGCCCGCGCGCTGTTGCCGCCGCTGGCCGTGCAAAATTTCCGGAAGCTGCGCACATCACCCTTTGCGCCGCATAACAGGCTGGGCGCGGTCAACGAGGAGGAGTTGGCTGCTGCCTTTGCCCCCATTGAACCCCGAAAGCTGCCAAAGGGGTCAACCGGCAACGTCATCGTCGGCTGCATGAAGAACGAGGCGCCGTATATCGTCGAATGGGTCGCCTATCACCGCGCCATCGGCGTCGACAATTTCCTGATCTACACCAACGGGTGCGAAGACGGCACGACCGAAATCCTGGATCGCCTGCAAGATATGGGGATCGTGCAGCATCGGAGCAACGAGGATTGGAAGGGCAACTCGCCCCAGCAACACGCGCTGAACCAATCGCTGAAGGAACCCGTGATCAAGAACGCCGACTGGATCATCCATATCGACGTGGATGAGTTCATGAATGTGCGCACCGGCAACGGGACATTGCAGGATCTGTTTGCCGCGGTGCCCGATGCGACGAATATCGCCATGACGTGGCGCCTGTTCGGTCATAACGACGTGATCCGGTTGAGCGACGATTTCGTCATCGACCAGTTTGATCGCTGCGCCCCGAAATACTGCCCCAAACCGCATACCGTCTGGGGCTTTAAGACCATGTTCAAGAACATCGGCGCCTATGAAAAGATCAGCTGCCACCGCCCGAACAAGCTGAAGCCCGGGAAGAAGTCTGCCGTGCGCTGGGTGAATGGATCCGGCAAGGATATGACCAAAGAAGCCGCCGAAAACGGGTGGAGAAGTTCGAAAAAGTCAATTGGCTATGACCTGCTTCAGCTGAACCACTACGCGTTGCGGTCGGCGGAGAGCTTTTTGATCAAGCGCCAGCGCGGTCGCGCGCTGCATGTAGATCGGTCCATCGGGATCAATTACTGGATCCGCATGGACTGGTCCGACTTCCGCGACATTACGATCAAGCGCAACCTGCCGCGCCTGCGCGCCGAATACGACACGCTGATGGCCGATGCCACGTTGGGCAACTGGCACGAAAAGGGCCTCGCATGGCACCGCGCCAAGGCGAAGGAACTGCATGCCAATCCGGAATTTCAGGACCTGTTCGACCAGGCCCTCAAGGTCAAATTGACCGAGACCGAGCGGGTGGCTTACGCCCTCGCCCTCGACATGGAGAGCTAA
- a CDS encoding FkbM family methyltransferase: MDGSPVDTPMIKTPRGLLFPRDMEVLKPRIAGSLRRGIYETKEGDAVLRVVQPGDVVLELGGGLGYISTLVAKKSDAAHVHVYEANSALADYIRRVHVANGVENATVHHAMLGKRKGTREFHVRGNMLASSTDDAHGDAVQRTETVDVVNVGQQTRAIKPDVLVCDIEGGEADLLPDMDLSSLRAAVVELHPQWIGPEGVNAVFGAMMGAGLAYYPKLSTRKVVTFRRAWPLK; encoded by the coding sequence ATGGACGGATCGCCGGTGGACACGCCCATGATCAAGACGCCGCGCGGCCTGCTGTTTCCACGCGACATGGAGGTGCTGAAGCCGCGGATCGCGGGCAGCTTGCGGCGCGGCATCTACGAGACCAAGGAAGGCGACGCAGTGCTGCGCGTTGTGCAGCCGGGTGACGTCGTTCTCGAACTGGGCGGCGGGCTTGGTTACATCTCGACCCTTGTCGCGAAGAAAAGCGACGCGGCGCATGTCCATGTGTACGAGGCGAACAGTGCGTTGGCCGACTACATCCGCCGCGTGCATGTCGCCAACGGGGTCGAGAATGCCACCGTTCACCACGCGATGCTGGGAAAGCGCAAGGGCACCAGAGAGTTTCATGTGAGGGGCAACATGCTGGCCTCCTCCACCGACGACGCGCATGGCGATGCCGTGCAGCGCACCGAAACGGTGGATGTGGTGAATGTCGGTCAGCAGACCAGGGCGATCAAGCCCGATGTGCTCGTCTGTGACATCGAAGGGGGCGAGGCGGACTTGCTACCCGACATGGACCTGAGCAGCCTGCGCGCCGCCGTGGTCGAGTTGCACCCGCAGTGGATCGGACCCGAGGGTGTGAATGCCGTCTTTGGCGCGATGATGGGCGCGGGCCTGGCCTATTACCCGAAATTGTCCACGAGGAAAGTCGTGACATTCCGCCGGGCCTGGCCGCTGAAGTGA
- a CDS encoding glycosyltransferase family 2 protein, with product MTRLALLTVRNEAAFLLEWLAHHRAVGFDAFVVFSNDCDDGTDTMLDRLADLGWLTHMRNDGPYDKGGIQFTALKAAAKMDQVKAADWILPLDVDEFVNIHVGGGTLADLHAALPDATAITLTWRLFGNNGQVRYVDQPVTETFTMAAPEVLHWPWRASMFKTLYRNDGTYRKPGVHRPRDVQEEKLPQARWFDSHGRPLDDQFKTRRIFSSYGRQNYGLAQLNHYPLGAMESYVLKADRGRAVHSDDMLGVDYWVERNFSTDEDTSIGRYRGARGRHLAQLKGDETLARLHHEAVAWRRTRFDALMQQEPFRALFGRLLMTPPTRPVPPKAAQFMIGYANRARPSQH from the coding sequence GTGACCCGTCTGGCCCTTCTGACCGTCCGGAACGAGGCGGCGTTCCTTCTGGAATGGCTCGCCCATCACCGGGCCGTCGGCTTTGACGCGTTCGTCGTGTTTTCAAATGATTGCGACGATGGCACCGACACGATGCTGGACCGGCTGGCCGATCTTGGCTGGCTGACGCATATGCGCAATGATGGCCCCTATGACAAGGGGGGCATCCAGTTCACGGCGCTGAAGGCCGCGGCCAAGATGGATCAGGTCAAGGCGGCGGACTGGATCCTGCCGCTGGATGTCGATGAGTTCGTGAACATCCATGTGGGCGGTGGCACCCTGGCCGACCTGCATGCCGCCCTGCCCGACGCGACCGCCATCACGCTGACCTGGCGCCTCTTCGGCAACAACGGGCAGGTGCGGTACGTGGACCAGCCGGTGACCGAAACCTTTACCATGGCAGCACCAGAGGTCCTGCACTGGCCCTGGCGCGCATCAATGTTCAAGACGCTCTACCGGAACGACGGCACCTATCGCAAACCGGGGGTGCATCGCCCGCGCGATGTGCAAGAGGAGAAACTGCCGCAAGCCCGCTGGTTCGACAGCCACGGCCGCCCATTGGACGACCAATTCAAGACGCGGCGCATCTTTTCCAGCTACGGGCGTCAGAACTACGGCCTTGCGCAGCTCAACCACTACCCGCTGGGCGCGATGGAGAGCTATGTCCTGAAGGCCGACCGGGGTCGTGCCGTGCATTCCGATGACATGCTGGGCGTGGATTACTGGGTCGAGCGTAACTTTTCGACGGATGAGGACACCAGCATCGGGCGCTACCGCGGTGCGCGCGGCCGGCATCTTGCGCAACTGAAGGGAGACGAAACGCTCGCCCGTTTGCACCATGAGGCCGTCGCCTGGCGCAGAACGCGCTTCGATGCGCTGATGCAGCAAGAGCCCTTTCGCGCGCTCTTTGGGCGGCTGCTGATGACGCCGCCCACGCGCCCCGTGCCGCCAAAGGCCGCGCAATTCATGATCGGCTACGCCAACCGGGCGCGCCCATCGCAACACTAG
- a CDS encoding phosphoadenosine phosphosulfate reductase, translated as MQDDAPPFEPDMADLPKAEWLTRLAQTAETHGFFKPLGRKHFAAHIQRTDTLIVTFESVQGMRALTERAEPLGWSMVRDNDWSHLCIASDGDTWFRDRQVMELFDDLTDDGFFDAYETVLFYGAGPCGYAAAAYSVAAPGAQILMIQPQATLDPRVTAWDDRFVEMRRTDFTSRYGYAPDMLDACAQAYILYDPVETLDAMHAALFTRAGVTQYRLRNMGDTIQSDLVEMNVLPDLMEMAAEGALDALQFAKIYRARRTYRGYLRRVLAALDRDERTHLSYMMARNVVSRMKKAPRFQRRLAELEARRTGAEVHDEG; from the coding sequence ATGCAGGACGACGCACCCCCGTTTGAGCCGGACATGGCCGATCTACCCAAGGCCGAATGGCTGACACGGCTTGCCCAGACCGCTGAAACGCATGGGTTTTTCAAACCATTGGGGCGCAAGCACTTTGCCGCACATATCCAGCGAACCGACACTCTGATCGTGACGTTCGAATCGGTGCAGGGCATGCGTGCCCTGACCGAGCGCGCAGAGCCACTGGGATGGTCGATGGTGCGTGACAATGATTGGTCGCATCTTTGCATTGCATCGGACGGCGACACCTGGTTCCGCGACCGGCAGGTCATGGAACTGTTCGATGACCTGACCGACGACGGCTTTTTCGACGCATACGAGACCGTTCTGTTCTACGGTGCGGGACCTTGCGGCTATGCTGCGGCAGCCTATTCCGTGGCCGCCCCCGGCGCGCAGATCCTCATGATCCAGCCGCAGGCAACGCTGGACCCGCGCGTCACCGCGTGGGATGACCGCTTTGTCGAAATGCGGCGCACAGACTTCACGTCCCGCTATGGCTATGCCCCCGACATGCTGGACGCCTGTGCACAGGCCTATATCCTCTACGATCCGGTAGAGACGCTCGATGCCATGCACGCGGCCCTCTTTACCCGCGCAGGCGTCACGCAGTACCGGCTGCGCAATATGGGCGACACGATCCAGAGTGATCTGGTTGAGATGAACGTATTGCCCGACCTGATGGAAATGGCCGCCGAAGGTGCCCTGGACGCGCTGCAATTCGCCAAAATCTACCGCGCGCGGCGCACCTATCGGGGTTACCTGCGCCGGGTGCTGGCGGCACTCGACCGCGATGAGCGCACCCATCTGAGCTATATGATGGCGCGCAACGTCGTATCGCGCATGAAGAAGGCGCCCCGGTTTCAGCGGCGTCTGGCCGAACTGGAAGCCCGGCGCACCGGCGCAGAGGTGCACGACGAGGGCTAG
- the pyrC gene encoding dihydroorotase yields MMTTLTIARPDDWHLHLRDGAMMRAVLPWTARDFARAIIMPNLVPPVVTGAQAAAYRDRILAALPDGMTFEPLMTLYLTEDTDADDVAAAHTSGLVKAVKLYPAGATTNSASGVTNFDAVRPVLERMAEIGLPLCVHGEVTDHDIDIFDREAVFIDRILDPIRRATPGLRVVMEHITTSDAVDYARAQDDTLGATITTHHMVINRNHILAGGIKPHYYCLPVAKREEHRLALRAAATSGEARFFLGTDSAPHTDANKFLPCGCAGCFTAPNTLPILAQVFEDEGALDRLEGFTSKHGPAFYGLPVNTQTLTLTKTAPDLPGHIDTDDGPVTVFDPGFDLTWSVS; encoded by the coding sequence ATCATGACCACGCTGACCATTGCCCGACCTGACGACTGGCACCTGCACCTGCGCGACGGCGCGATGATGCGCGCCGTGCTGCCTTGGACCGCGCGCGATTTTGCCCGCGCGATCATCATGCCCAACCTGGTCCCCCCCGTGGTGACCGGTGCGCAGGCGGCGGCCTATCGCGACCGCATCCTCGCCGCCTTGCCTGACGGCATGACGTTCGAGCCGCTGATGACGCTGTATCTGACCGAGGATACGGATGCCGATGACGTCGCCGCGGCCCATACCAGCGGCCTGGTCAAGGCGGTCAAGCTCTATCCTGCCGGTGCCACAACCAACTCCGCCTCGGGCGTCACGAATTTCGACGCCGTCCGACCGGTGCTGGAGCGGATGGCCGAGATCGGCCTGCCCCTATGCGTGCATGGCGAGGTCACGGACCACGACATCGACATCTTCGACCGCGAGGCGGTGTTCATCGACCGCATTCTCGATCCGATCCGTCGGGCGACGCCGGGCCTGCGCGTGGTGATGGAACACATCACGACGTCCGACGCGGTAGACTACGCGCGCGCGCAGGACGATACCTTGGGCGCCACGATCACGACGCACCACATGGTCATCAACCGCAACCACATCCTGGCCGGCGGGATCAAGCCGCATTATTACTGCCTGCCCGTCGCAAAACGCGAAGAGCATCGGCTTGCCCTGCGCGCTGCCGCAACATCCGGTGAAGCGCGCTTTTTCCTGGGCACCGACAGCGCGCCGCACACGGATGCCAACAAGTTTTTGCCCTGCGGCTGCGCGGGCTGCTTCACGGCGCCCAACACGCTGCCGATCCTGGCGCAGGTGTTTGAGGACGAGGGCGCGCTTGACCGGCTCGAAGGCTTTACATCCAAACACGGCCCCGCATTCTATGGCCTGCCGGTGAACACCCAGACACTCACGCTGACCAAGACAGCACCCGACCTGCCCGGTCACATCGACACCGATGATGGCCCCGTCACCGTGTTCGATCCTGGCTTCGATCTGACATGGTCGGTGTCCTGA
- a CDS encoding orotate phosphoribosyltransferase, whose protein sequence is MIPTSFPTAEEMARLTARMLLEIEAVHFNAAEPFTLSSGLPSPTYIDCRKLISFPRIRSTLMDFLTVTVMRNAGFEAFDNIAGGETAGMPFGALVAERMALPMTYVRKKPKGYGKNARIEGVMTEGQRVLLVEDLTTDGGSKLSFVDAIRDTGATCTDTAVIFYYDIFPETEKTLGDHGVRLHHLCTWWDVLAEARASGAFDPTTLGGVEAFLGDPRGWQAART, encoded by the coding sequence ATGATCCCAACCAGCTTCCCCACAGCCGAAGAAATGGCGCGCCTGACCGCCCGCATGCTGCTGGAAATCGAGGCGGTGCATTTCAATGCGGCCGAGCCGTTCACACTGTCCTCTGGCCTGCCCTCGCCCACCTATATCGACTGCCGCAAGCTGATTTCCTTTCCGCGCATCCGCAGCACGCTCATGGATTTCCTGACGGTGACCGTGATGCGCAACGCGGGGTTCGAGGCGTTTGACAACATCGCGGGCGGAGAGACGGCTGGCATGCCCTTTGGCGCGCTGGTGGCCGAACGCATGGCCCTGCCCATGACCTATGTGCGCAAAAAGCCCAAGGGCTACGGGAAGAACGCCCGCATCGAGGGCGTGATGACCGAAGGCCAGCGGGTTCTGCTGGTCGAGGATCTGACCACCGATGGGGGATCGAAGCTGAGCTTTGTGGACGCGATCCGCGACACGGGCGCGACCTGCACAGACACAGCGGTGATCTTCTACTACGACATCTTTCCAGAGACCGAAAAGACGCTGGGCGACCATGGCGTGCGCTTGCACCATCTGTGCACGTGGTGGGACGTTCTGGCAGAGGCCAGGGCCAGTGGCGCGTTCGACCCGACAACCTTGGGCGGCGTGGAGGCGTTCCTGGGTGACCCACGCGGGTGGCAGGCCGCCCGTACGTAG
- a CDS encoding replicative DNA helicase, with translation MNEIAAINPTGVAVQDAETMPHSIEAEQQLLGAILTNNDIYDRVAAIINPTHFYDPVHARIFEISAARIAKNNLASPVTLKAFMEDDEGLKELGGPAYLARLAGAAISAFAVRDYAQMIYDLAVRRDLIQLGRDISAKAAKVDVASEPKEQIVEAEQALYKLAEQGSSEGGFQSFLKAVTDAVNVANAAYQREGGLAGISTGLIDMDKKLGGLHPSDLLILAGRPSMGKTSLATNIAFNIAKAYKKGLKPDGAEGAIEGGVVGFYSLEMSAEQLAARILSEAAEVPSENIRRGDMTEAEFRRFVDAAKQLEACPLFIDDTPAIPIAQLAARARRLKRTHGLDVLIVDYLQLVRGGADNRVQEIAEISMGLKAIAKELNIPVVALSQLSRQVESREDKRPQLSDLRESGSIEQDADVVMFVFREEYYKEREKPGDHDLEAMAKWQEEMERLHGRAEVIIGKQRHGPIGTVDLSFEGRFTRFGNLIQPWQQGGGGETGF, from the coding sequence ATGAACGAGATTGCAGCAATCAATCCGACCGGGGTGGCGGTTCAGGACGCCGAGACCATGCCCCACTCGATCGAGGCAGAGCAGCAGTTGCTGGGCGCGATCCTGACCAACAACGACATCTACGACCGCGTCGCAGCGATCATCAATCCGACCCATTTCTACGACCCGGTCCATGCCCGCATCTTCGAGATTTCCGCCGCGCGCATCGCCAAGAACAACCTGGCCTCACCCGTGACGCTCAAGGCGTTCATGGAGGATGACGAGGGGCTGAAGGAACTGGGCGGACCTGCTTACCTCGCCCGCCTTGCCGGGGCCGCCATCAGCGCCTTTGCCGTGCGCGACTATGCCCAGATGATCTATGACCTCGCCGTGCGGCGCGACCTGATCCAGTTGGGCCGGGACATCAGCGCCAAGGCGGCCAAGGTCGATGTAGCCTCCGAACCCAAGGAACAGATCGTCGAGGCGGAACAGGCGCTTTACAAGCTGGCCGAGCAGGGCTCGTCCGAGGGTGGATTTCAGAGTTTTCTCAAGGCGGTCACCGATGCGGTGAACGTCGCCAATGCCGCCTACCAGCGGGAAGGCGGCCTTGCCGGTATTTCCACCGGGCTGATTGACATGGACAAGAAGCTGGGCGGCCTGCATCCGTCCGACCTGCTGATCCTTGCGGGGCGTCCGTCGATGGGGAAAACATCGCTCGCCACCAACATCGCCTTCAACATCGCCAAGGCCTACAAGAAGGGCCTCAAGCCCGACGGCGCCGAAGGGGCCATCGAAGGGGGCGTGGTCGGTTTTTATTCGCTGGAGATGAGCGCCGAGCAGTTGGCCGCCCGGATCCTGTCCGAAGCAGCCGAGGTGCCGTCAGAAAACATCCGGCGCGGCGACATGACCGAGGCCGAGTTCCGCCGCTTTGTCGACGCGGCCAAGCAGCTTGAGGCGTGCCCGCTCTTCATCGACGACACGCCCGCAATCCCGATTGCTCAGCTTGCGGCGCGCGCCCGGCGGCTGAAGCGGACGCATGGGCTGGATGTGCTGATCGTGGATTATCTGCAACTGGTGCGCGGCGGCGCCGACAACCGGGTGCAGGAGATTGCCGAGATTTCCATGGGCCTGAAGGCCATCGCTAAGGAATTGAACATCCCCGTCGTCGCCCTGTCGCAGCTGTCGCGCCAGGTGGAAAGCCGCGAAGACAAGCGACCCCAGTTGTCGGACCTGCGGGAATCGGGCTCGATCGAGCAGGATGCGGACGTCGTCATGTTCGTGTTCCGCGAGGAATATTACAAGGAACGCGAGAAACCCGGCGATCATGATCTGGAGGCCATGGCGAAGTGGCAGGAAGAGATGGAGCGCCTGCATGGCCGCGCCGAGGTGATCATCGGCAAGCAGCGTCACGGCCCCATTGGTACGGTCGACCTGAGCTTTGAAGGGCGGTTCACACGCTTTGGCAACCTTATCCAGCCTTGGCAGCAGGGCGGTGGCGGCGAGACAGGGTTCTGA